In the Ptychodera flava strain L36383 chromosome 1, AS_Pfla_20210202, whole genome shotgun sequence genome, aacattcagctataaggcacctaaacgttttgagaaatttgaaaatgataaagatccaattatcccaaattagatcCAATCGTGTTAGTATTAATTGATATTATATTAGATATAAGCATTTTGGCACACTTTTGAGCTAACAGGCAAAGATGAAACTCGCGTCAGTCAATCCATGGAGGTTTTTTTATCACCGTGATCATTCTGTCCTGTATTTCCAGTTCATACGCTTGCTCTCTCCAATGcgattgtttacatattttttctgCAGGACTGACCGTAAAttttgcaatataaagtttAGATCATAATGCAAGACAACACCTGCCACACATTTaatacacatgtacattaaAATATGCACACATCCAACTTGAATCCGCCAATGAAACGGTACACGAAATCACCGACACATGATAGCTGTTTTGACGGCACACGGTGCcgattagggagccttcagtaattacaggggagTGGGCCGGGGGATTTTCGTGCaaacctgtaccgtaaaatgtgaccctccccactatcctcctgtctaaaatgtgaccccccccttgtccgacattctaaaactttaccctcccccaaccactgcggtattctccccaggaataactgaagcAGTATCAGCTAAtgtacataacaattggtttaactgttatgttaaggacaaatttcagaggggagggctggtgtttttggagggacagtcgcaatttatcacgcaagaatttttcaagagatatgctatttcatacatttgagggagggtcaccatattttgtgcaactataagaaggcaagatgtggctaatttagtgcttcatccaaaaatatcaaatcataatacatggagtttATCAGGCAAATTATCGACAATTTTCCCCCAACAAAaaatgctatatctgtattttatatatgttcgataatgtatttaaatgtactttgcttgaatttggAAGTAaattgtgcatttgtgtacaagaaattgatttctgaatttcatctaaaaagttggttcactatccatggtgtctatgatgaaactatgaatagttttttccagtacaaaaataggtaaagctttgcatttgtgtactcttgattattgctattaatgttcttgattagactagagttgttacaagtctatggtcgtgcaagaaatttgattttggaatttcaccgaaatgtcgattcactatgcattagggtctatgatgaaactatgaataattttttttcagtagaaaattagataaatctgtgaatttatgtatttacatttgtaattactgaaggctccctaattaCAGATTACGACATCACGTGGCTGTAGGGTGACGTGAATCTTTTTGTTAGAATTAGAATGtatctttgtgtgtgtgtgtgttctagTGTCAAGAATTTGTTTGCTGTTATACCTCTAGCCCTTGAAAATGACTAGATCAAGATATGTTACATCTTGTGTCAAACTTTCTAGATCGTAGAATGTAATGGCGGCTATTTCTGGGGATGATGGGGAGCCCATTGAGCATCAGCAGATTTGTTGATAGTTCCCTTTGAGTTTGAATGTTAGCATAGATAACATATGCTCTGTGGGTGTTTGTTTATTCTATAAACGTTTTGTGTTCATATAATGCTTTGCCAACTAGTTTCATTGCTTCACCTTgcgttgtgtttgtgtatataGACACAGCATCAAGTGTGACGAAACATTTATTGTTCGGAACTCATACAGTTTCTGTTTTCCGTTAGCCTACACCGTATATGTTGCTTTCGGCCTTCGTCCGGACGAAGGCCAAAAGCGACGAATAGGGTCTAGGGTAGTTTTCCGTATAAGGTCCGTTGAAGCtcgtatgtatgttttttgtttAGTGACGATCGTGGATCgtggatgtacatgtacatcattagtTTAATGTATAATGTAGTAGTCTGAATTCAGAGATGTAGTGTGTAGGACTTGAACAACCGCTAATGATTGGTCTTCCTACATGTGTTGCACCGGGCGGGGGAGTTTTGTCTACTTTGGTAATAGATACCACTGTGGTGTTCATGTAGTTTTATTTGTAGGATctaggtacatgtatttgtatgtatcgAGATCAATGTATTCTTCATCGCACAATTCTAAGCCAGAGTGTGTACTTTCATTTTTGTAGTGTCAGAGTTGTTTGCTGTTATTTGCCCTGTAGTATTGACTGTTGCTCAACTGTCTTTCGCACTCTGtcatgtaatcttttgtgtcgATGAAGGCAATGCATGTGGAATGGCTTGGTcgtcatttgtttattttttgatagTGTTCGGAGCGCCATTGTTTTAGACTTGCTCCATGTCTGTGGGCATATTAATCTATCAGAAAAgtataaattgaaggactaaacttcagcagactgtcgcacTAATTGGTAGGCTGTTTtgtagatcgtggggtgaacgccttggccCAGCCAGTAACTAAGCTGCTGAGGAAAGCCAGGCGACTTGGGGCCAGTCTGCTATTGTTTAAGGACGTGATATTTCTCGTTTCCTGTTGTTGACGGGAAGATTAACAATTGCTAGTTTTGTTGCTTCGAGATAGTTTTCGAGTTTGGTATTGTTTGATGATGTTAGTCTAGTTTGATATCAACTCGAATGTGTGTTCTTTGGACTGTTTGTGTCTCACAATTTATATGAGTCTATTTTTCCGTTTGAAGCCGTTGATATCCTTCAGAGAGTCTTTTCTGTTTGAACGTTATGGTGTTGGAATGAATTTCAACCCTTCGTTCATAGCGCATATTCCTGTGTGTGATTAGAGGTTCTTATAGAATATCAAGTTTTATTAATCtctttttcttgtaattttctTCCGGGTGTgacttttttctgtttgtttgatttttctgtgtttgtctTCTAGTTTGATCcttttcaagttttttgttGACCTTccttttctgtaatttatttgGCTACTGTTAAATCGCTAAAAACACAGCACAAGGTGCCATACAAAATTATCGGAAGAACCCTTTAGACCAGCCAGGAACAAGTTTCCCGAAAGGTGTCAAGTACATCGAACTAACCGAACATTTGATGAAAAACATTTGGAACAATAGAATTAGTTAATGGGCCATAATCCAACATTGGTCAATGGGAGCAATGTAACAAAGGGAAAGTGGTTTCACACATCATGAACACactaaagcacatacaagacgagatgagtgatgtgtgaagccactttccctttattacatcaCATCATGGGCAGTAGTTTCTCATGTGTCTCTCcttttttcatacaaacctatttggaatttggcagcccaggccagattttcccagcgattgaacgcgttacGTTTGcatttgagtctgcgcagtagtgagttagtttctgccggattccgggagaaactcccctgtatagcgttcaccccactcatcgcgttcaccccactcacgcgtttgacataaaaacagaaacacaaatcatcgcgatTATCCTACTCAAACAATCACaattcacagacttgaaccaagtctagggttATATTTACGCACGAGAAGGTTAAGTGCATGAAATCTAAGTGTAACCTATTTTTATTGTGTTTAATTGCTTCATCACAGAAAGTCTTAACTTCAAGCCAACAAATGACAATGACGATGTACGTATTCGGCGTGCTCACCATCTGGTTTATAATATGTCCAGGTGGAATGTGCGACCAAACCACAGCCAATCTCAAGAATTCACAAGTCAAGTAAGACCAAAAGCTAATTATTGTTTTTAATAAATGATAATTAAATAATGTATCAAATGTAACAACACACCTAGGTCAACATGTGATAATTTGGAAAAGTCACTGAATACAACCAGCTGCTATGGTGTTTAGAGACTCCATCAATTTATTGAACCAGTATCCAAGTTAAGAGTAGACAAGTACTGACCTTCCTGTAGTCATTACACAAAGTCTGCATTTAGTTGAATATATAGCGACCAAATGTATGAGGTTAGAATAGTGTAGATAAAGTGAACGATATTTTAGGGTATCAGCCACGGTATTCTAGTGTAAGCAAACGCTTTGACATACGCAAGACAAACGTAATACATGTGGAGTCCCTTTACTATATTGGCGACTTGAAAGTATTTTAAACAAAGTACACAGGCAAAATTACTGCCGTCCTCCGCCGCGATGCAATATTGCCGACAGCAAAATTTGAAGGACGTGAGTATttgaatatattatgataaatctTTTTATTGCATCATCTGGTGGTTCCATTAGAATTCTCATTTTTTATACAAACTCAAGAAAACCAAGTAAGACTTAGGCTGATAGAGTGTCATAAAAGGAAAGCGTTAGAAACACggtatgaaaacaaaatttacaaaagatttaggtGGTTATATTTGTGTGTGCTATACACGAGCTCGAAATTTCGTTTGATGCTTATTATTTTGGTAATTAAAGTTACTCATCAATGGTGTGCTTGTTCAAGTTCGGAATATTCAACTTTGATATCTAGTCCACATACATTGGgtcatttataaaatatgcaaatgaactaattAGGATGAGACACTGATTACGCTTTGAGCATGAATAAATCTAAGTATACCTATGTACTTCACAAGTTCAATCATTAGCAGTACATCACAAGAttcgttgaatatgcaaatgatcttaTTATCTGAATGTCACGCTTATCAAACTGAAATACTAGGCCTAAGTATAGTCAATGCGTAGTCAAAATAGGTGCTCTCAATATCGATATACTACCTGACTACAGAATATAATTCAATACCAAATGAGCTGTTACAAAGAATGTTATACTCATTGAGCTATTATAACTAAAACTAAGTATCATCAATTAATAGCAGAAGTCCGGTCAAAATAAATTACTATTGAAACGGCATTTGATGTTATTTTCATGGTCAACGATGTAATCTTCTGTTTTATTACAGGAGGATATTGATCCTCCACGATGAATGGGAAAAGGTTTACAAAGGTACGTCAAACCTGAATCGTCAGATAGACATAGAAGCAAAAGAAGCTGGGTTTGAGGTTTACAGGACAGTTCTTGGTAGGGATGGCTGTTGCATCGATGTTTCTGACGCTAAGGAGCATTATATTAAAGTAGCGGACAATATTTGTCACCGGAACATAAACCTTGACTGTCTTCAAACCTACAGTGAGTGTAATTTGTCCGAAATAGAAAAAATAGAAGACCTGGACGTAATTATTGGCCATGTACCCGTGACTTCTGGGTTCGCAATTTCCTTAACCGAGAGGAAATTTAAGACCAGTCGTGTTTTgcttttcatcagtgatcatcACGAGGATATGGAGGAATATCAACCAGAATACTATGAGGCATGGGAAAGTAACTTGATAAAAGCTGCGGAAAAAGCCACCGCAGTATTTTCCGTGGGGCCGAAAGTATTCTCTGTCTTTGATAGGAAGTTTAAAGCGTTGTCTGAAAGCATCAAACATTGTGAATATCTTCCGTTTCCCAAGGATGATATCTTTAACATCACAGTAAACGCGATAGAGGCAGGTGAAGACAATCTCATGCAAGTTCTTACTTACGAACACATGATAGGCGTAGAGAATATGAAAGATTATTACATGCTAATTGCCAAAGCATTCAGCCGTGTTGCGAAGACATATCACGATATGCATCGGCTCCTGCCAAAGTTTATAATCAAAGGTGTCCCAAGCCAACATCATGATGATATAAGAACGACATTATATAAAAGATTGACTGTCCAGGATAAATACTTGAAAATCAAGCTACCCCCGTACGGCACATACGAGAAAAATTTGCAAGATATTAAAGAAAGCAACCTGGTTGTCTTGTCTTCTCGAAGTGAGCCTTTCGGTATAGCCGGTCTCCAAGCGATGGCAGTAGGTATACCAGTTCTCGTAACAAGTCACTCTGGACTGGCTGAATTCATCAAAAAAGAATTTCCGCATGAAGCTTCGCAAATGACCGTCAAGGTTGGGGTAAATGACATTGACGTTGAAGGCGACATAGATACCTGGCGTGATCATATTATAGATGTCCTCTGTTACAACTACACAGCGCTTTTCGAAGTGGCGCGAGACTTAAAGGAAAAGCTGAAAGAATCAAAACTGATACAGGAATCTAGAAAGAGATTTAAAGATGCATTAAAAGATACATGTCTAGATTCATGGTAAAGATTCTACAATCACTAACATTCCAGGAAAAGTTAAGAACCAACTTAAACCGCTTTTAAACTCAATGATAAGTCAAATTTTGCTAATAGACTAGTGATATACATTTTGGCCTTTGATGGAGTTCACGTGCGAGGCATGACACTTGCATGATCAACCTCGTCTTCTAAAAAGCCGAAAGCCAAGTCAACCTGTTTAAAGACTTTAAGCTGACTGGGATGAAGAAAATTACTTATTAATGTAAAATCAATAACGTCTATCATCCATTCATTAAGATATACACCCTGAATACTCAAAGCAATGAGCTGTTTTCTTGATTGATCTTGCCGCATGGATTTTGTAATATGATTTTTACAATATCAAAATTGGCAGAGATCTGTATATCGTTGAATCCAGATATGGGGAAAACGGTGGCAAAAATCTAATCCGGCCATCTTGACATGTATCGAAAATTATAACTTTACAAATATCTGTACAAATATCTTCCCGAGGTCGCCAAAACCGGATGCCATTTACCACATATATTGTTGCAGGGGAAACTTTTGAATTTGTATTAATTGAAATTTACCTCTGATATATTTGTCTTCGTAAGGGGAAGGCAAAGCTTGAACTTATGAAAGCCACTTCGTTGTGTGTATACCAGGAACAATTCATTGTACGTAACCTCCACAATTGCCCGTGATGTCTTCACTAGACTTCTATAGAATAGCTATCTCATgctttttgtcttttatttgtCAAATTCCGTAGCTAGACAAAGATGAGTGCAGTTTCATATAAAGAAAGTAAATTaaaagaaatgaataaatatatcaGAATTACACGTTTATCAACTTTTCCTAAAATTTCTGACATATCATCTCTTCTTTGGATTTCTTTTCCTAAATCATATCTTAAGTTAAGCTTATTCTTAAAGTAAATTTataaatagcttggaattacaacgtgcttgggtGATAAGAAAAAGGTTCCTGGGGATAGAAAATGACGCCACCTGCACTCATTACAAACGTTCTTTTTCGATAaagtttgcaacaatttaacccgaTACGACATTCACTGTGCCAAAGTCAATATCGTCAGTATTGCCGCGGTTTAATTGAAAAACTTACCCGTACACTGACTGTTTGATCATTCTTGTATtgcctttatcacatttccCGTCGATGTCACCGCACGGAACGCTAACAATAGGTTTTTGCTCGGTACAGTGTGTACGGGTCGATACAATGATTGGTGTTCCTACTCTCAACGTGATCTGTGAGTGAGAACAGtggacgtcgtattgggttCCCCCCATCAAAAGGAGAACGTTTGCAATGGGTGCAGTTGGAGTTATTTTCTATcaccagaaacgtttttctaatcaccctagcacgttgtaattccaagctactTTGAAATTCGAG is a window encoding:
- the LOC139135473 gene encoding uncharacterized protein, coding for MTMTMYVFGVLTIWFIICPGGMCDQTTANLKNSQVKRILILHDEWEKVYKGTSNLNRQIDIEAKEAGFEVYRTVLGRDGCCIDVSDAKEHYIKVADNICHRNINLDCLQTYSECNLSEIEKIEDLDVIIGHVPVTSGFAISLTERKFKTSRVLLFISDHHEDMEEYQPEYYEAWESNLIKAAEKATAVFSVGPKVFSVFDRKFKALSESIKHCEYLPFPKDDIFNITVNAIEAGEDNLMQVLTYEHMIGVENMKDYYMLIAKAFSRVAKTYHDMHRLLPKFIIKGVPSQHHDDIRTTLYKRLTVQDKYLKIKLPPYGTYEKNLQDIKESNLVVLSSRSEPFGIAGLQAMAVGIPVLVTSHSGLAEFIKKEFPHEASQMTVKVGVNDIDVEGDIDTWRDHIIDVLCYNYTALFEVARDLKEKLKESKLIQESRKRFKDALKDTCLDSW